Proteins encoded within one genomic window of Glycine soja cultivar W05 chromosome 1, ASM419377v2, whole genome shotgun sequence:
- the LOC114421626 gene encoding uncharacterized protein LOC114421626: MACLEMYNSEHNKGDHQHHHQCAPPMSPRISFSNDFVDVKQAMKQEQRGSSRSDAPVSSDFEFSVANYSMMSADELFFKGRLMSTYNKDNCNNNNKNNHMMMMQQQRATTTTTTTLKEELLINDDDHDHDFSLRPPKPSSTRWKGLLGLRKTHIGSKKPHKSTEGGSSDATRSALVNDSPPTSITSSQEVLNEGGSSCRDLEIGI, encoded by the exons ATGGCATGCTTAGAAATGTACAACTCAGAGCACAACAAGGGTGatcatcaacatcatcatcaatgCGCTCCTCCAATGAGCCCAAGAATCTCTTTCTCAAATGATTTCGTGGATGTGAAACAAGCCATGAAGCAAGAACAAAGAGGCTCATCCAGATCAGACGCGCCAGTATCTTCAGATTTCGAGTTTTCAGTGGCAAACTACTCCATGATGAGTGCTGATGAACTTTTCTTCAAGGGCAGGTTGATGTCCACGTATAACAAGGACAattgcaacaacaacaacaaaaacaaccacATGATGATGATGCAGCAGCAGAgggccaccaccaccaccaccaccactctcAAGGAAGAGCTCCTTATAAATGACGATGATCATGATCATGATTTTTCTCTCAGGCCTCCCAAGCCCTCCTCAACGAGGTGGAAGGGACTTTTGGGTCTTAGAAAGACCCACATTGGCTCTAAGAAGCCTCACAAAAGTACTGAAGGTGGTTCTTCAGATGCAACAAGGTCTGCATTGGTCAATGATTCACCTCCAACTAGTATCACTTCTTCTCAG GAGGTGTTGAATGAAGGAGGCTCAAGTTGCAGAGATTTGGAGATTGGCATATAA